From Apium graveolens cultivar Ventura chromosome 9, ASM990537v1, whole genome shotgun sequence, the proteins below share one genomic window:
- the LOC141683941 gene encoding non-specific lipid transfer protein GPI-anchored 5-like: protein MAPKGIQMCLVLVLVVMLCRGAGAQSGCTSALMGLSPCLNFVTGNSSTPSSSCCSTLSNVVQSQPQCLCSLVNGGAATLGIAVNQTLALTLPGACNVQTPPLSQCNAVANAPTSSANTPVSSPTSSPSDSEDAPPTPTTPSVPSIPSGTPSKTVPTTGSTSEGSMLEFSLKVSVAVLLNAIYSS, encoded by the exons ATGGCTCCAAAAGGAATTCAGATGTGTCTGGTGTTAGTCCTTGTTGTGATGCTCTGCAGAGGAGCCGGGGCTCAATCGGGTTGCACAAGTGCGCTCATGGGCTTGTCCCCGTGTCTGAACTTTGTCACTGGGAATTCGTCAACACCATCATCATCATGTTGCTCTACACTTTCCAATGTCGTTCAGTCACAACCACAGTGCTTGTGCTCGTTAGTAAATGGCGGTGCTGCAACTTTGGGTATCGCTGTTAATCAAACTCTTGCTTTGACACTTCCTGGTGCTTGTAATGTGCAGACTCCTCCACTTAGCCAGTGCAATG CTGTGGCTAATGCACCAACCTCTTCAGCTAATACCCCAGTAAGTTCTCCAACAAGTTCCCCATCAGATTCTGAAGATGCCCCTCCTACTCCAACTACTCCATCAGTTCCTAGCATTCCTTCAG GGACTCCATCAAAAACTGTGCCAACAACCGGAAGCACATCTGAAGGAAGCATGCTTGAGTTTTCACTTAAAGTTTCAGTGGCTGTACTCCTGAATGCtatatattcttcttga
- the LOC141683939 gene encoding F-box/kelch-repeat protein SKIP30, producing MSELIEGLPDAVALRCLARVPFYLHPKLELVSRSWRAVVHSAELFKTRQEVKSTEDFLCVCAYDPENLWQLYDPLRDLWITLPVLPSQVRHLAYFGAVSTAGKLFVLGGGSDAVDLVTGDHDGSFATDEVWSYDPVTRQWTMCASMLVPRAMFACCVLDGKIVVAGGFTSCRKSISQAEIYDPEKNVWASIPDLQRAHNTACTGVVIGGKMHVLHKGLSTVQIYDKERQGWTVYDCLSLQGPMAVVKGEVYVMSHGLIHKLLGGESKVVVSASEFRRRIGFAMTGMGDDIYIIGGVIGPERWNWDIKKVSDVDILTLGSERPVWRQATPMSRCRGTVFGCTQLRI from the coding sequence ATGTCTGAACTGATTGAAGGCCTCCCTGATGCTGTTGCTCTGAGATGTCTAGCTCGTGTCCCCTTCTACCTTCATCCTAAGTTGGAACTGGTCTCTCGTTCTTGGCGAGCTGTTGTTCACAGTGCTGAATTATTCAAAACTAGGCAAGAAGTTAAATCCACGGAGGACTTCTTGTGTGTTTGTGCCTATGATCCAGAAAACCTGTGGCAGCTTTATGATCCCCTGCGTGACCTTTGGATCACCCTCCCTGTACTTCCATCACAAGTTAGGCATCTTGCGTACTTTGGTGCTGTCTCCACTGCTGGAAAACTCTTTGTTCTAGGTGGTGGCAGTGATGCCGTTGATCTTGTAACAGGTGACCATGATGGGAGCTTTGCCACTGATGAAGTCTGGTCATATGATCCTGTTACCAGACAATGGACTATGTGTGCATCCATGTTAGTGCCTCGTGCAATGTTTGCATGCTGCGTACTAGATGGTAAGATAGTTGTGGCTGGTGGTTTCACTAGCTGCAGAAAATCTATCTCTCAAGCTGAAATATACGATCCTGAAAAGAATGTCTGGGCCTCAATACCTGACCTTCAGCGCGCACACAATACTGCTTGCACGGGAGTGGTTATAGGGGGGAAgatgcatgtcttgcacaaagGATTGTCAACAGTGCAGATATATGATAAGGAAAGGCAGGGTTGGACAGTGTACGACTGTTTATCGCTCCAGGGTCCAATGGCAGTAGTTAAGGGTGAAGTATACGTGATGAGTCATGGTTTGATACATAAGCTGCTGGGAGGAGAAAGTAAGGTGGTTGTTTCGGCTTCAGAGTTTCGTAGGAGAATCGGGTTTGCAATGACAGGTATGGGAGATGATATTTACATCATTGGCGGAGTCATTGGGCCAGAACGTTGGAACTGGGATATCAAGAAAGTGTCTGATGTTGATATCTTGACGCTTGGGTCTGAGAGGCCTGTTTGGCGGCAAGCAACTCCAATGAGCCGATGCAGGGGAACTGTATTTGGCTGTACACAGCTGAGAATATAG
- the LOC141687152 gene encoding uncharacterized protein LOC141687152, whose protein sequence is MEVESITTEEAELNNNNKEGELEVAPALIAVHPTQHSLVVAIGSDLRVFNLLGGCPVILGDGSSGHKDSIRAISYGANGKLFVSAGDDKIVKIWTTDSWQCIYNVSSEKRVTAVAISNDGRYVSFADKFGVVWVVELEALHENSAVIDKKPASMFSHYCSIITGLDFSPDGKYIVSADRDFKIRVTAFPAKPLDGAHEIQSFCLGHTKFVSCFTFVCSQDYPQGFLVSGSGDSTVRLWEYASGSLLHTCEVGAEAGLHSNGSEEEFLPVITDLCASRDGSLVAVAAQSFPGVLLLRCNLSIKSLSVVKKIAITEEGFIPTCLSTATSELLWLVMGVSNLQGSDSPSLARVRAISCLGQNSAESAEHKPVILADSEIPGGKQLLETLQGNLSIEEEVFLKTAEAVKTAMDNLLIKKQYNVENREYRKRGRNDKKKYK, encoded by the exons ATGGAGGTAGAATCAATAACAACAGAAGAGGCGGAGcttaacaacaacaacaaagaggGAGAATTAGAAGTAGCTCCTGCCCTAATTGCTGTCCACCCGACCCAACACTCTCTCGTCGTTGCTATCGGGTCGGACCTCCGCGTTTTTAATCTCCT AGGAGGTTGTCCTGTAATATTGGGGGATGGTTCTAGTGGGCACAAAGATTCAATTAGAGCTATATCTTATGGTGCAAACGGGAAGCTCTTTGTATCTGCAGGTGATGACAAAATTGTTAAGATTTGGACTACAGACTCGTGGCAGTGCATTTATAATGT ATCATCTGAAAAAAGAGTGACTGCAGTTGCAATAAGCAATGATGGTCGGTATGTTAGTTTTGCTGACAAATTTGGAGTTGTCTGGGTTGTGGAACTGGAAGCCCTTCACGAAAATTCAGCTGTGATTGACAAGAAACCAGCATCTATGTTTTCCCACTATTGTAGCATCATTACTGGCCTG GATTTTTCTCCAGATGGGAAATATATTGTTAGCGCTGATCGGGATTTTAAAATTCGT GTTACTGCCTTTCCCGCAAAGCCACTAGATGGAGCTCATGAGATACAAAGCTTTTGCCTTGGACATACAAA GTTTGTATCCTGTTTCACCTTCGTTTGCAGTCAGGATTATCCGCAGGGGTTTCTTGTTTCTGGAAGTGGTGATTCAACA GTCCGCTTGTGGGAATATGCATCTGGATCCCTGCTTCATACCTGTGAAGTTGGAGCAGAG GCAGGGCTACACTCTAATGGGAGTGAAGAAGAATTTCTTCCCGTAATTACTGATTTATGTGCTTCCCGGGATGGTTCACTTGTTGCGGTCGCTGCGCAGAG CTTTCCAGGAGTACTGCTTCTGAGGTGCAATCTCTCTATCAAATCGCTTTCTGTTGTCAAG AAAATTGCTATCACCGAAGAAGGCTTTATTCCCACATGTTTGagtactgccacgtcagaattaTTATGGCTGGTTATGGGCGTCTCAAACTTGCAAGGTTCTGATTCGCCATCTCTTGCCCGAGTGAGAGCTATTTCCTGTCTCGGGCAGAACAGTGCAGAATCCGCTGAGCATAAACCAGTTATATTGGCAGACAGCGAAATACCAGGCGGAAAACAATTACTTGAGACATTGCAGGGTAATTTATCTATCGAGGAAGAGGTGTTTTTAAAAACTGCTGAAGCTGTGAAAACAGCAATGGACAATCTATTAATTAAAAAACAGTACAATGTGGAGAACAGAGAGTACAGGAAAAGAGGCAGGAATGACAAGAAAAAGTATAAATAA